The nucleotide sequence CGTGCAATAGCCAAGAAGACAACTAGAAATGCCAAACGCCAGTCATGGACTCAATATGTATCAACGTTAAATGCAAACACTCCCATGACTGAAGTATGGAACAAAGTCAGAAGAATATCTGGATTAAACAGCAATCAGAATATCAAAAGCCTCGAGAGAAATGGAAAGGCAGTTACTAGTAATACTGAGATTGCTAAAATCCTTGCTAACACATACAAAAACCGATccagtaatattaattataaaaaatctttcattaattacaaacaacatgaagaaaataagaaaattagcATTACTCCTAACACAGATGAACCGTTAAATTTACCCATTTCTCAATTAGAGTATACGGAAGCATTATCAAATATTAAAGAAACTAGCGCTGGCCCGGACGATATTCctagtatttttattaaacaccTTCCAGCGAGCGCTCACAAACAACTTCTAGATCTGTTTAACATTATTTGGCTTCAACACAAATTTCCTGAAAAATGGCATGAATCCATagtaatacctatacaaaaacctAATAGTATTAAGACAAGTCCCGagtcatacagaccgatatcttTAACATGCGCCATGTGTAAGTTACTAGAAAAGATTATTAACAATAGACTAAGATGGCACTTGGAGAGACAAGATTTgattattccagaacaaagtgGTTTTAGAGACCAAAGGTCAACTATAGATAATATCATAGATTTGGAGAGTGACATTTCTGAAGCATTCGCACTAGGGGGTAAATGTCTAGCGGTTTTCTTTGACATATCAAGAGCTTTCGATACAGCCTGGCAcgactatataataaaaaaattacatagttGGAACATTCAAGGTCACAGcctattctttattaaaaatttccttcAAAATAGAACTTTCAGAGTTAGgacaaataacataacatcagatatAATGTATCCAGAAAATGGTATCCCTCAAGGCTCGGTTATAAGTCCTACTCTCTTCATAGTGGCAATCAATGATATCCTCAAAAACCTAAAATCGCCTGTAAAGGCACGAGTCTACGCAGATGATCTTGTAGTTTTCtgcaaaggtaaaaatatacaaaatatatttcgtCATACACAGAACTTTATACAAGACTTAGAAATCTGGTCACAAAAAACAGGTTTCTGTTTTTCCGCTGAAAAAACTCGCTTCATCTTGTTTTCAAAGAGAAACGTCACAAATATCCCCAACCTAAGACTATGTGATGAAAACCTAAAGCGTGCAACGTCAATTAAGTTCTTGGGCATGACATTCGAAGAAACCTTAAGCTGGAAACTTCATATAACAAATCTGATGTTATCTTGTCACAAGCGACTAAATCTTCTAAAAACTCTGGCCAATAAAGAATGGGGTGCGGATCGCCAAACACTTTTAATGTTATACAGAACATTAATCAGATCAAAATTAGATTATGGGTCTACTGTGTATTCTACAGCGGCTAAGACGCTGCTGAAAAAACTTGACAGTCTTCACAATCTCGCTTTACGTATAATATCTGGAGCTTTTCGCACAACACCAATCGAAAGTCTGTATTGTGAAGTTGGAGAACCCTCCTTAGAAGACAGAAGAGTTTATTTAAGTGTAGCATACGCCGCAAAAATCAGGTGTAACTCAAAAAACCCtactatacaaaattgttttacagaAAAGTTCCCAAATCTCTTCATAAATAAACCAAGAACGGCCAAACCCTTCTACGCAAGAATTAGAAGCTACTTAAATCAAATAAACTATGCGTTCCCAGAATGCTTTCCTTCCAAACTGTCCTCAATTCCTCCGTGGCAAATAAAGAACCCTCAGTGCCTAACAGACCTCATTTCTTTCGATAAACATTCAACAAACCCACAGTTAATCAAATCCGCCTTCAATGATATACTCCGCAATTACAAGGAGTATACACAAGTATACACCGATGCATCTAAATCAAATGAAGGCACTGGTGCTGCAGTCATAACCCCAacatcaacaaataaatacaaactCCCTTCAGAGTACTCTATTTACTCTGCTGAATTATACGCTCTATACCAGGCCACCCTTGCTGTCAATGCGTCCAGTAATACCAAATATATCATACTCACAGACTCTCTAAGTTCGGTACAGTCAATCCAATATGTCTACCCATCTAATCCTTTGGTtatcaaaataaaacaagaagttcataccgctcaactgaatggaaaaattatcatattcctctggataccatcccatattggaattcaaggaaatgaagaggcagacaacgctgcaaaagaagctgcaactagtgatagtgcggagtgtacggaaacatttacgagtgcggatgtgaaagcggcggtcaaacgtaaagtgcggtatatgtgggaagaaaagtggaaagtgtcatcggccaagctacgcgaaattaaaaaatcgataaaaccctGGCCAACATTACCAACAAGCCGGAGAGACCAGGTAATATTAACGCGACTCCGATTGGGTCATACGCGATTAACTAATAGTCATGTTTTTTCCTACAAACAAGAACCAAGATGTGACAACTGTGAAGAAAAGTTAACAATCAAACATTTATTGGAGAATTGCGCAGCATTAACGCCAAAGCGCATATTGTACAATATACCAAACAAACTgagtgacattttaggcctacagtgcaatatgtcaaatttaaagaggttcctaagtgcaattaacattttatacaatatataaaaacacaaatgtattaaaaattattgttcaccactattgtttcgctaatagccaatttggctgatgcgatttttgttaataaaaaaaaaaaaaaaaaatttagagtCTCTAAGAAAAGTAATCAGAGAGTTCATTGAACCAGGTGAACTAAGTATACCACTAAGGGTACCACTAATGTTATGCCTTCGTCGGGTGGAGCTGAAAGTACTGCATTCAAGTAGGATATGTTGTATGGAAAGCCGCGTGTTGTTGCAACGTTCACAGACTGGTGGATTTCCAGAACTCATGAGGTAACCGTGCGTGAGACGAGTGTGACCTAATCTTATTCGTCTGATTATGGCTTTGTCTCTTCTTTTTTGTATGGGAATTTGCGATGGTCGAATTATAGGTTGTATTTGATGTAATTTTGATGTGCTTCTACTCCATTGATCTTGCCCATTTTCCAAAACTGCTTGCTTGAAGAGATATTTTAGGCCCTGATGGAGCTGTATTCTTTCGACTGAATTATTAGGGCAATTAGCTTTTTTCGCTGCTTGGTGAGCTTTCTCGTTACCAGTAACACCTACGTGCGAAGGAACCCAGATTATGGAGACTGAGGTGCCCGAAGTTAACAGCTGATGACAGTGAGTGTGTACCTTATTGACTATTGGGTGTTGTGATCTTAAGGATTTTAGTGAGTGAATCGATGACAGTGAGTCGGTGCATATGGCTATACGTTTGCTGCTTTTTGGTGTGACTTCTAGAGctttatttatttcatataaTTCCGCTGTATGTATACTGCAGATTGTAGGGAGGCGGAATGACGCTATTGTTTCATTTGTAGTAGTTACTCCGCAGCTTGTACCATGCTCATCTTTATTGGCGTCTGTGTAAAAGATTGTATCAAACTTTTCCTTGTCGATCATTTTATGGAACTCTTGTCTAATCATAAGGCTGGGTGTTTCCTTTTTGTCGTATCTACATAGACTAATGTTAAAACTAGGCTGCTTTCTGGTCCAAGGCAGGGTATGAGAGATGCAGATCGGGGtcatatttgaaaaatctatgtTGTTAATTAACTGGTGTAATTTGCGGTCAATTGGGTACAGAGACCTAGGTTTTTCTGTTGGATCTATTACTGTGTGTCTGGCAACAAGATTGGCAGCTGGATTTGAGGGGTTGGCAGAGACATTTGCAAAATAATTCAGAAGGAGTCTTTGTCTTCTATCGGTCAGTGGAGGTTCATAGGCTTCGACATGAATGCTTTCAGATGGGCTAGATCTAAAAGCACCAAGACAAATACGAAGAGATGTGTTCTGAACGACGTTAAGAGAATTTAAGAGAGACTTGCATGCAGACATATAGAGTATGCTACCGTAATCAAGTTTGGACCTAATTAGAGCTTGATAAATTCTAAGTAATACTTCCTCTTCAGATCCCCAGTGATAGTGAGCAAGAGATTTAATTAtgtttattctttttaaacaattagctTTAGTGGTTTGTATATGATTTCTCCAAGACAGTCTTTTATCAAATTGCATACCCAAGATTTTATGGTTATCTACTACACGAAGCGAAGTTCCATGTAGTTGTAAATTAGGTTGGGGAGACctgtattttttactaaattggaTTACTACAGATTTAGGTGGTGAAAATTTGAATCCTGTACTTTCTGACCAATTGGTGATAGACTCTAGGGTGTTTTGGAGTAACGCACATGTACTGGATGTGGTCCTACCTTGACAAAATAGAATgatatcatcagcgtaaatagcGTGTTGAACTGGTGCTTTTATCATAGAGCTTATGTCATTAATACAGATTAAGAATAGTGTGGTGCTAAGTATACAACCTTGAGGTAGACCATTCTCTACAGCTTGTGGTGCAGACATTTTACCATTTATAGACACTTGAAACGTTCTATCCGTTAAGAAGTGAATAATAAATGTTGTTATATTACCTTCTAATTTGAGGTCACTAAGTTTTGCAAGAATTAATGATTTTGAAGTGGTATCGAAAGCACTCTCTATGTCTAGAGCAACGGCAATTACCTCATTCTTGTTTTGCATGGCGTACGCAATTTCAGACTGAAGTGAAACCAAATTGTCCATAGTGCATCTATTTAATCTTAATCCTGACTGAAACAGATTAACTTATGTCGTTCTAAGTACCAGTTTAGAcgattatttatcattttttctaaaactttACATAATGAGCAAGTTAAAGAAATGCCTACattctaaaattttgattttacatCATAGTGGGTATTAAGATGTTGTCgtacattttggttttttctgctaatattatcatattgtatttcttgtcTGTTGTATGGAAGacgtgtgttaatctttggaggtcgtcttctgtctcggcgattaatgcggcgtcgtctgcataacatatttcgatttctttgttccccattctataaccatgacctttacgtactgcttctattatttcgtccattttTATATTAAAGGGTAGTGGGCTTAAtaagtcaccttgtctgactccgctttgtactggtataaactgcgttagttttccatttatctttgcctgtattcgattatgaaagtagatgttttcgatggtttgtataatattgattggtatgtttcttctatacagtaaatgaaagacgtcttcgacttggatgcgatcgaaagcctttgtcaggtctataaaacatagatgtgttggtttattgtactcaatggccttttctgtgatttgtctcagtacaaatacggcgtctacgcaggatcttccggatctgaatccttgttgttcatctgataaagttgttagtttattgattttgttggttaggacttttgtggttggCTCACTGCCTGGGGTTATGAGCGCTAAGACTGAGTGGATTGAGTAGCTCAGAAGTCGCGTTCACACTcgcagccggtcccaagcccggaaaaAAGAGGAGGGTTGATGGGTCAGGTTAGCATCCTATCCATTGTAAAAGAAAACAATGCTCAAAGAACCGATATAAAGCCTCGGAACTCTCTTTCTTTGAAAATACAATAATTATATCATGTGTTAAGAGGTCAAAgatgtgaattatttaaaatcgTATTGAAAGGTAAAGTACAGGGCAAAAGATCAGTAGGAAGATGCCAGAACTGGCGTCTGAAAGATCTAAGATGATCGTTTGAGCGCTCATCTGCAGAAATCTTTCGTGTGGCACTTTCCAAAGCTACAATTGCCATTTGGATCGCCAACATTTAGAAGAAGGTCGGAAGAACACTCTGTGATGCGAAAATCAAACTGGGTATCTTAGTAGGTCCACAAATACGAGATTTGATAAAAGATAATAATTTCGGAAGCAATCTTAATGACTTGGATAAAAGAGCTTGGATctgttttaaaaatataattaaaaactcCTTAGAAACTATAAAGATGACAACTGCAAGGAATATGTCAATAATCTGCTGGAAGTCTACAGTGACTTGTGTTGCAACATATCTCTtaaaatcaattttcttgattTTCGCTTAGACTTTTTCCCACAAAATCTTGGAAATGCTAGTGATAAACGTGGAGAAAGTTTCCATCAAGGTATTTTAAGATGGAAAAACGATATCAACGAAAATTGAGTCCGAGAATCCTGACTGAGTATTATTGGATACTTCACTGGTCTTGAAAGAGATGTACAAGAAGCAAAATACTCAAGAAAATCCCCCTTTTATCTAGTAAACTCATGACTGTCACAAGAAAACCATAGGTAGTAGAAAAATACTATTATCATTTATGGAATTCCatgtaaaaaagtactataaaaatcatttaataaaatatttaggatatttattacattttttgtgGTCCAGTGTTATTAGTGACCTATATTTACTGCAAATATTCCTTACGTATCGATATTTTGTATTAACAATACACTAACCATATTAGATGTGACAATTCTCAAAGATAAATCCAAAAAACTACTGTTAAATACATTGAAGCTGACAGAGTGCATTCTGAAATGTCCTGTTTCTGTTTCCAGTTACGTTAATAACGTTTTTTTGTTGAGGGATTATTTCAAATGTGTGAATAATGAACAGTGAGGTGGCAGGGCAGCATATCCGTTGTAACAATAAAATTTAGAGTTCTTTTTAGTGGAAAATTCATACATGGAAGAGCATAATTTGAACATCTGTTAGTTGCGTACTTCGTGGATAATATGGGAATACGTTTAAATGCTGAAATACAATAATGCAGACATTATATGATTAAAATGCGTTTTAAAAACCATACGTAGCCAACAGcttaatatacagtgatgagcgcgctaataactgtcaaaatagttcaaaagatggaaaacataatacattgcggaACAAAAAGGGATgtaactagtggaggtggaactGATGGAGgataatataaaagttgcgtaattaaatttcctacaatataggattagttaagaATTTCAGTTCAGTTAAGAAttagttataaattgtcaaaaattgtgaaaaaaccaTAGAAAAACAAGTATTTGTATTTTAgggttttcaaccatttatgctacacctaggaccttaATGTTTTCCCCAGAAAAACTTTacgaaacaataaaacaatattgtaaatttcattaagatcgatttaacagatttttcaaaataaattttgtaatccagctttcgtaaaaaaattcattttttcaaaatgttgcaggactgaaaataaatcagacagcaagttgaattttttttacgtattatagaagaataccgtacctttcatttgcaatttttaaaattaaaatcggttaactaccacgacgccaggaatttttttaaataaacattaatttttgttgctacgcgcaggacagagacgtttgctctgattgagcatttcaatgacctttgataataattgataaattttaatttttagtacatttcgatataaataaataaatttgtttattgcaaaataaaaacacatactctgtcctttgaaataacactttttttagcaaaaactttctttgttcatacactcaacgaaaaaggtacatAATATctataaaaatgttaattcagacaacaaacgcaatacttaaaatttgtccaattcttggttttattgggataACAAAAcaatgttcatcaattcattattttcgttcgttgggccaatgtattacgtttttattgaatggatgaacattcattatgtatatcataatatcactttattggtattacgaactctgttcactgagtcaacgaacactattattgatattacgaactctattcactgagtcaacgaacactatttattgaaacaacaacgtcgttaattgaccggcgaagactattcgttgtgtaaATAACAGTGTTATTTTATAACGTATTTCGTtaatttctacaattatttccgtttattgttacaattaatttcgttcattcccacaataaatacggtttttcttacaagcgattctattcattcttacaatcagtttaattgattaataataactttttaaatcccccttttttgtctttaacgtAAAGGATTTTACgttgtgtgatttttcatatgatttcacttatacagtgtactggaataagtgttacactccccccacccccttattaacttatttatttttagcacataagcaaaacgctcggacaggtcgatttttaaaataatcaaagtatattataacatcaatgtttcgaactttacacgatccctcttcaggtgacaggcgcggcgtaactttgattttttttaatgggaaagtacatcatgtgacagcttatttaaaagcgtttgaaatagtgattccaaaaatgtataacactttaatccttttcgAGAGCGCAGATGCCcaattttgatcgaattatttttaaacgcattcatttttttggaattttgagaaaactaataagtatttttgaaaaatttaaacgcagaataaaatattacattattaccaagggcagaaagtcccttagaataaacaaaaagtttctgttgaatggtatgcctatttgaaattaaaaatcatactaaattttctctttttcacccctgtgacttattaaaataatcattatagaggttcccACGGACTTCAGTCCCTTGATAATAccgtaatattttattttgcatttaaattttcaaaaataataattagttttctcaggattcgaaaaaaatgaatacatttaaaaagaattcgaccgaaatttcacgataatagacacacaaaaacttccttctactacggactctgctacggactacacttgaaaacgaaatgcaattattattcggcacttcggtaacacagagaagctaggggtatcacgataaggaaaagccgtgaactttcaaatggtcaagcaaaacatttattgtctcaacaaacacgattattgtcacaatgaacgcattgattgcgggtattaaatgcagtagtagattgattaatgcattcgttgtcacaacaatcaatttacatctattcaataatcatatattactctatattaacaacatttttacatcgttttaatgaaatctgtacgttgtcacgataaaccaaggtaattgcttgttatctacgaaatcaagaacgtaagttgctgccagaattaacagtatttattaaatatacgaaactaagttattggttGAATAAATtaagtgttattgattaatgtactctagttattctcacaactattattcaatcattgtgacagtaaccaaatacattcgtcaatgtctaaaagttcgttgaaacatcaaattaaattgttgtgacaacgaaatacataaaaatactattcagtaatcactgttaatcaatattacgaactaaatttttttgagtgtatattttaacttagagaatgaaagtttcttatgtatttttaaactaatgcaattgtttaaacaatatttcataaacaataatcaaattagtttcaTATTTGTggaatcaaaatattaaaatacaacaaaatatagagtaagaaaataatatacctattaaataaagattggaagaaattttggtggaaataaacttgtgtgaatcaaataccgctgtcctgcacgtagcaccaaaaattcatgtttatttaaaaaaatcgtggTAGTTCAccgatttaaattttgcaaattgcaaatgagaggtacggtattcttctataatacgtaaaaaaaatttcaacttggtatctgctttattttcagtcctgcaacattttggaaaagtgaatttttttgccaaagctggattgcaaaattttatttttcaaaatctattgaaccgatctaaACGAAATTTACAGTAATGTTTTACTATAGCAtacagtttttctgggtaaaatataaaggtcccGAGTAcagaataaatggttgaaaaacgtcaaatgcgagtacttgtttttttatggttttttcacaattattactattttgcaacaagggtaacaatttttaaaatttttaaccaatcctttattgtaggaaatttaattacgcaacttttatgtcagtacgacttttctcggaagtgaacacttttaaagttataataaaaaaaaacgaagataaaaatcaaatttttccttaattttttgacattttgattatttaaacaatgttccggacctttttgagtggaaggatggctcaattattattatatgagttatttccaagcaattcctgcaaaaaaattagtcacctctcaacgtccaatggacgtcgcatctcaaaacagatgcccCCTGGACTATAAAATTCCTCTTTGCCAACCAAGTTTTTCTTGTTTGTTAATAATGCCTTACTTATCAACCacaatttctttatattttttacgtATTAAACTTATCATCTCCGTACTTCCTGGATGATGTGAAAATGCATTTAAATGCTGTAATAGAATAATGTAGGTATCTATAATTATGATTAATGGGATTGAAAAACTCCATGTATTCAATAGCTTATTACATAGCTTATATACAGGTGAACTAAGGAATACTTTCCAAATTTACTACATATTATTGAAAGTGAGATGGAGTAAGCTGATATATATTACATTCCATTCTGCAGATGTGGAAATACCTGCACCAACACTTCAAGAAGTAAAGAAAATTGATAATAATGGAAGCTCTGTTTTAGACTTACCTCTTTGGTGTTTCTCCTGAGTAATCAGTCCTTTCATCTATGGTTATATTTATTTCTGAGGTTTCCAAGCAGTCGTTTGATAACATCGATTCTTCTCTTTGGATAACATCTGTATTAACAGTTTCAACTGTTTTCGACTCAATGGTCTGAATCATTACACCTAAAACAGTTTAGTAAATTATCAGTCTTAAATATTTCAATTAACTAAAGAGCctcaatattaataataatatcgtaATGTGAAATAGGAATAGACTTAAAAAAgagttctaaaaatattttaaaattatctatCAGCTTATAATCCATGCCGAAACGTATGTTTTAGATTGCTACTATAAAAATTTTAAGTTATAGTTTACAAAACAGGCACTGCCGAACTAAAAAGTCAGCAAAGCTTTTCATAAAGATTTCTAATAATTACAGCCAAAGTGCTATATACAGTATACAGCTATATATACTTCCCCTCTTGTAtgttttgaacggttatacttataataatgaaaattaaaaGGAAGAAATAAACAGATGTAAGCTTCTCAAATAGTCATAACAGGTTACGTAATAGTGGCatatgacgttacagagccaccttgaccgataattttaaatggaaccttATGGCAAAAGAGGTATCTCggttgaaaggtattgaaaatacctattcagtcatactaactTTGTTTGAGTTTAGTTTgaatttgatgaataaattaaagaaaaataaaatttcagtgtcgcattttattaataaatattcaaacgCTTGCCTATGGTTATTTGGCAAAAAAGTCGACGTTGATGTAAAACCAACTAGAGAATAATTtaaaaacgtcaatttttttgACAAACGGCCATAGGCAGACGTTTAAACCTTTTATTAATTCAATGCCAAACcacaattttatattaatttgtttaattttttcattcaAATCAACtcaaactcaaacaaaattagtatgattgaataggtattttcaatatatttcaaATGAGATATCACTCTCCATAATGTCCCATTAAAAATTATCGTCAAAGTGACTGGGTAACGTCAGCTGTCACTATTtcgtcacctgttatgactatTTTAGAAGCcttcttctatttatttcctaCCTCCAAAGTTCACCATTAAAAGTATAACCGTTGAAAAGATACAACGGGTGAAggggactttt is from Diabrotica virgifera virgifera chromosome 9, PGI_DIABVI_V3a and encodes:
- the LOC126891791 gene encoding uncharacterized protein LOC126891791, whose translation is MSKKILFSHALYQATLAVNASSNTKYIILTDSLSSVQSIQYVYPSNPLVIKIKQEVHTAQLNGKIIIFLWIPSHIGIQGNEEADNAAKEAATSDSAECTETFTSADVKAAVKRKVRYMWEEKWKVSSAKLREIKKSIKPWPTLPTSRRDQVILTRLRLGHTRLTNSHVFSYKQEPRCDNCEEKLTIKHLLENCAALTPKRILYNIPNKLSDILGLQCNMSNLKRFLSAINILYNI